In Pseudomonas poae, a single genomic region encodes these proteins:
- the grpE gene encoding nucleotide exchange factor GrpE — MADEQTQDTQTPNANSAAGDELATRVQVLEEQLAAAQDQSLRVAADLQNVRRRAEQDVEKAHKFALEKFANDLLPIIDSLERGLELSNPDDENIRPMREGIELTLKMFQDTLKRYQLEAIDPQGGEPFNAEHHQAMAMQESHDLEPNSVLKVFQKGYQLNGRLLRPAMVVVSKAPAPVSPSIDEQA; from the coding sequence ATGGCTGACGAACAGACGCAGGATACGCAAACTCCAAACGCCAATTCGGCTGCCGGTGATGAGCTGGCGACCCGTGTGCAAGTGCTCGAAGAGCAATTGGCTGCTGCGCAGGACCAGTCTTTGCGTGTTGCCGCCGATCTGCAGAACGTCCGCCGTCGTGCCGAGCAGGATGTAGAAAAAGCTCACAAGTTTGCGCTGGAAAAATTCGCCAACGATCTGCTGCCGATCATCGACAGCCTTGAGCGTGGCCTTGAATTGTCCAATCCGGACGACGAAAACATCCGTCCAATGCGCGAAGGGATCGAACTGACCCTGAAAATGTTCCAGGACACCCTGAAGCGTTATCAGTTGGAAGCTATCGACCCGCAAGGCGGCGAGCCTTTCAATGCTGAGCATCATCAGGCCATGGCCATGCAGGAAAGCCATGATCTTGAGCCGAACAGTGTATTGAAGGTGTTCCAGAAGGGTTATCAGTTGAACGGTCGCTTGCTGCGTCCGGCGATGGTGGTGGTGAGCAAGGCTCCTGCACCTGTTTCGCCTTCTATTGATGAGCAGGCTTGA
- a CDS encoding 4-hydroxy-tetrahydrodipicolinate reductase, which produces MRRIAVMGAAGRMGKTLVEAVQQRSPASGLTAAIVRPGSTLIGADAGELASLGRIGVSLSGSLEQVADEFDVLIDFTLPDVMLKNLAFCRKAGKAMVIGTTGLTAEQKQLLVEAGKDIPVVFAANFSVGVNLSLKLLDLAARVLGDEADIEIIETHHRHKIDAPSGTALRMGEAIADALGRDLSKVAVYGREGHTGERARDTIGFATVRGGDVVGDHTVLFATEGERLEITHKASSRMTFAKGAVRAALWLEGREPGLYDMRDVLDLH; this is translated from the coding sequence ATGCGACGTATAGCCGTGATGGGCGCTGCAGGGCGCATGGGTAAAACCTTGGTTGAGGCAGTGCAGCAGCGCTCGCCGGCCTCTGGGCTGACGGCAGCAATTGTGCGCCCGGGCAGCACGCTGATCGGCGCAGATGCTGGTGAGTTGGCCTCGCTAGGGCGTATCGGCGTTTCGTTGTCTGGCAGCCTGGAGCAGGTCGCTGACGAGTTCGATGTGCTGATCGACTTCACCTTGCCGGACGTGATGCTGAAAAACCTGGCATTTTGCCGTAAGGCAGGCAAGGCCATGGTGATTGGTACTACGGGTTTGACGGCTGAGCAGAAGCAATTGCTGGTGGAGGCGGGCAAGGATATTCCTGTGGTCTTTGCTGCCAACTTCAGTGTCGGTGTGAACCTGTCGCTCAAGTTGCTGGATCTGGCTGCGCGCGTGTTAGGTGATGAGGCGGATATCGAAATCATCGAGACCCATCATCGTCACAAGATCGACGCGCCGTCGGGTACTGCGTTGCGCATGGGTGAGGCGATTGCCGATGCGTTGGGTCGCGATTTGTCGAAAGTGGCTGTGTATGGTCGCGAGGGTCATACCGGTGAGCGCGCACGTGACACCATTGGCTTTGCGACCGTTCGTGGTGGCGATGTGGTGGGTGATCACACCGTGCTGTTTGCCACCGAGGGTGAGCGCCTGGAAATCACGCACAAAGCGTCCAGTCGCATGACGTTTGCCAAGGGTGCGGTACGTGCTGCACTCTGGTTGGAAGGTCGCGAGCCTGGTCTGTATGACATGCGCGACGTGCTTGATCTGCACTAA
- a CDS encoding carbamoyl-phosphate synthase small subunit, translated as MTKPAILALADGSIFRGEAIGADGQTVGEVVFNTAMTGYQEILTDPSYAQQIVTLTYPHIGNTGTTPEDVESDRVWSAGLVIRDLPLVASNWRNTMSLSDYLKANNVVAIAGIDTRRLTRILREKGSQNGCIMVGDDISEAAAIAAAQGFPGLKGMDLAKVVSVKEKYEWRSTVWDLKTDSHATIEAADLPYHVVAYDYGVKYNILRMLVERGCRVTVVPAQTPASDVLALQPDGVFLSNGPGDPEPCDYAIQAIKEVLETEIPVFGICLGHQLLALASGAKTLKMGHGHHGANHPVQDLDTGVVMITSQNHGFAVDEATLPSNVRAIHKSLFDGSLQGIERTDKSAFSFQGHPEASPGPNDVAPLFDRFINEMAKRR; from the coding sequence TTGACTAAGCCAGCCATACTCGCCCTTGCTGATGGCAGCATTTTTCGCGGCGAAGCCATTGGAGCCGACGGTCAAACCGTTGGAGAGGTGGTGTTTAACACCGCCATGACCGGCTATCAGGAAATCCTTACCGATCCTTCCTACGCCCAACAGATCGTTACCCTGACCTATCCGCACATCGGCAACACCGGTACTACACCGGAAGACGTCGAGTCTGATCGTGTCTGGTCGGCTGGCTTGGTCATTCGTGACCTGCCATTGGTTGCGAGCAACTGGCGTAACACGATGTCGCTGTCCGATTACCTGAAAGCCAACAACGTTGTGGCGATCGCCGGTATCGATACGCGCCGCCTGACACGCATCCTGCGTGAAAAAGGCTCGCAGAACGGCTGCATCATGGTTGGCGACGATATTTCCGAAGCGGCGGCTATCGCTGCAGCTCAGGGTTTCCCTGGCCTGAAAGGCATGGACCTGGCGAAAGTCGTCAGCGTCAAAGAGAAGTACGAGTGGCGCTCCACTGTCTGGGACTTGAAGACCGACAGCCACGCGACCATCGAAGCCGCTGACTTGCCGTACCACGTTGTGGCCTATGACTACGGCGTTAAGTACAACATCCTGCGCATGCTGGTAGAGCGCGGCTGCCGCGTTACTGTAGTGCCGGCGCAAACCCCGGCCAGCGACGTGCTGGCTCTGCAACCGGATGGCGTGTTCCTGTCCAACGGCCCTGGTGACCCTGAGCCTTGCGACTACGCCATCCAGGCGATCAAGGAAGTGCTGGAAACCGAGATTCCGGTATTCGGCATTTGCCTCGGTCACCAGCTGCTGGCCCTGGCCTCTGGTGCCAAGACCCTGAAAATGGGTCACGGTCACCATGGTGCCAACCACCCTGTGCAAGACCTGGACACCGGCGTTGTGATGATCACCAGCCAAAACCACGGTTTTGCGGTGGATGAAGCGACCTTGCCGAGCAACGTGCGCGCCATTCACAAGTCGCTGTTCGACGGTTCCCTGCAGGGCATCGAGCGCACCGACAAGAGCGCGTTCAGCTTCCAGGGCCACCCTGAAGCCAGCCCGGGCCCGAACGACGTAGCACCGCTGTTCGACCGTTTCATCAATGAGATGGCCAAGCGACGCTAA
- a CDS encoding MFS transporter: protein MLWQLSQMLWVGGLWLLHIGVLPALGLIGLAPLLIDEIDGLLSALLVGFAAACVMVQALVLVKAEGLGSLWRDIRGQLLLMALYACAMYCIVHVWLPEALRWQLFSYLVLGFSGLVLVMQPAPG, encoded by the coding sequence ATGCTTTGGCAGCTCTCCCAGATGCTTTGGGTGGGTGGCCTGTGGTTGCTGCACATTGGTGTTTTACCGGCGCTGGGCCTGATTGGCCTGGCACCGTTGCTGATCGATGAGATCGACGGATTACTGAGTGCGTTGCTGGTGGGTTTTGCGGCGGCGTGCGTGATGGTCCAGGCGTTGGTGCTGGTCAAGGCTGAAGGCTTGGGAAGTTTGTGGCGGGATATTCGCGGGCAACTGCTGTTGATGGCGCTGTATGCGTGTGCAATGTATTGCATTGTGCATGTCTGGCTGCCGGAAGCGTTGCGCTGGCAGTTATTCAGCTATCTTGTGCTAGGGTTCTCCGGCTTGGTGTTGGTTATGCAGCCAGCACCAGGATGA
- a CDS encoding YhbY family RNA-binding protein: MPLTQEQKKQYKSIGHHLKPVLIVADNGLTEGVLAEFERALNDHELIKIKVNILDREARLAAIAELCKVGKADLVQVIGKMALLYRKNFSVNKQLSNVHRFK, from the coding sequence ATGCCGCTCACTCAAGAGCAGAAGAAACAGTACAAATCCATTGGCCACCATCTGAAACCAGTTCTGATTGTGGCAGACAACGGTTTGACTGAGGGTGTGTTAGCCGAATTCGAACGCGCACTGAACGATCACGAACTGATCAAGATCAAGGTCAACATCCTCGACCGCGAAGCACGCCTGGCTGCCATTGCAGAACTGTGCAAGGTTGGCAAAGCAGACCTGGTCCAGGTCATCGGCAAGATGGCGCTGCTGTATCGCAAGAACTTCAGCGTCAACAAGCAACTGTCGAACGTTCATCGTTTCAAATGA
- the rlmE gene encoding 23S rRNA (uridine(2552)-2'-O)-methyltransferase RlmE has translation MARSKTSLKWLQEHFNDPYVKKAQKDGYRSRASYKLLELQDKDKLFRPGMSVIDLGAAPGGWSQVASRLIGGQGRLIASDILEMDSIPDVTFVHGDFTQDAVLAEILEAVGNSQVDLVISDMAPNMSGLPAVDMPRAMFLCELALDLAGRVLRPGGDFLVKVFQGEGFDEYHKNIRKLFDKVQMRKPDSSRDRSREQYLLARGFRGIEGAASDERL, from the coding sequence GTGGCCCGTTCCAAAACTAGTCTTAAGTGGCTGCAAGAGCATTTCAACGATCCTTACGTCAAAAAGGCGCAGAAGGACGGTTACCGTTCCCGTGCCAGCTACAAATTGCTGGAGCTTCAGGACAAGGACAAATTGTTTCGCCCTGGCATGAGTGTGATTGACCTGGGCGCCGCCCCGGGTGGCTGGTCCCAAGTGGCCAGTCGTCTGATTGGTGGGCAAGGTCGTTTGATCGCCTCTGACATCCTTGAGATGGACAGCATCCCGGACGTGACCTTTGTGCACGGTGACTTTACCCAGGACGCCGTATTGGCAGAGATCCTGGAAGCTGTGGGAAATTCGCAGGTAGACCTTGTGATTTCCGACATGGCCCCCAATATGAGTGGATTACCGGCTGTTGATATGCCGCGAGCCATGTTCCTGTGCGAATTGGCATTGGATCTGGCGGGGCGGGTATTGCGTCCGGGTGGTGATTTCCTGGTCAAGGTCTTCCAGGGTGAAGGCTTCGACGAGTACCACAAGAACATCCGCAAGCTGTTCGATAAGGTGCAGATGCGCAAACCGGACTCTTCCCGGGACCGGTCTCGCGAGCAATATCTGTTGGCGCGGGGGTTCCGCGGCATCGAAGGCGCTGCCAGTGATGAGCGTCTTTGA
- the hflB gene encoding ATP-dependent zinc metalloprotease FtsH: MAKNLILWLIIAAVLVTVMNNFSSPNEPQTLNYSDFIQQVKDGKVERVAVDGYVITGKRNDGDSFKTIRPAIQDNGLIGDLVDNHVVVEGKQPEQQSIWTQLLVASFPILVIIAVFMFFMRQMQGGAGGKGGPMSFGKSKARLLSEDQVKTTLADVAGCDEAKEEVGELVEFLRDPGKFQRLGGRIPRGVLMVGPPGTGKTLLAKAIAGEAKVPFFTISGSDFVEMFVGVGASRVRDMFEQAKKHAPCIIFIDEIDAVGRHRGAGMGGGHDEREQTLNQLLVEMDGFEMNDGIIVIAATNRPDVLDPALLRPGRFDRQVVVGLPDIRGREQILKVHMRKVPMGDDVAPAVIARGTPGFSGADLANLVNEASLFAARTGKRIVEMKEFELAKDKIMMGAERKSMVMSEKEKQNTAYHEAGHAIVGRVVPEHDPVYKVSIIPRGRALGVTMFLPEEDRYSLSKRALISQICSLYGGRIAEEMTLGFDGVTTGASNDIMRASQIARNMVTKWGLSEKLGPLMYAEEEGEVFLGRGGGGQSASFSGETAKLIDSEVRSIIDQCYGTAKQILTDNRDKLDAMADALMKYETIDADQIDDIMAGRAPREPRDWEGGSGTSGTPPVVQNERPETPIGGPAADH; the protein is encoded by the coding sequence ATGGCAAAGAATCTGATCCTGTGGTTGATCATCGCGGCTGTTCTGGTGACGGTGATGAACAACTTCTCCAGCCCTAACGAGCCGCAGACCCTCAACTATTCCGACTTCATCCAGCAAGTTAAGGATGGCAAGGTCGAGCGCGTAGCGGTTGATGGCTATGTGATCACCGGCAAACGCAACGATGGCGACAGCTTCAAGACCATTCGTCCGGCAATTCAGGACAATGGCCTGATCGGCGACCTGGTGGATAACCACGTGGTTGTCGAAGGCAAGCAACCCGAGCAGCAAAGCATCTGGACCCAGTTGCTGGTAGCCAGCTTCCCGATCCTGGTGATTATTGCCGTGTTCATGTTCTTCATGCGCCAGATGCAAGGCGGTGCGGGAGGCAAGGGTGGGCCGATGAGTTTCGGCAAGAGCAAGGCGCGCCTGCTTTCGGAAGATCAGGTGAAGACCACCTTGGCTGACGTCGCAGGCTGCGATGAAGCGAAGGAAGAAGTTGGCGAGTTGGTCGAATTCCTGCGCGACCCAGGCAAGTTCCAGCGCCTGGGTGGCCGCATTCCACGCGGCGTATTGATGGTCGGTCCTCCTGGTACCGGTAAAACCTTGCTGGCCAAGGCGATTGCTGGCGAAGCCAAGGTGCCGTTCTTCACCATTTCCGGCTCTGACTTCGTCGAGATGTTCGTCGGCGTGGGCGCCAGCCGTGTCCGCGACATGTTTGAGCAGGCCAAGAAGCACGCGCCATGCATCATCTTCATCGATGAAATCGACGCTGTTGGTCGCCATCGTGGCGCCGGCATGGGCGGCGGTCATGATGAGCGTGAGCAGACCCTCAACCAATTGCTGGTTGAGATGGACGGCTTCGAAATGAACGACGGTATCATCGTCATCGCTGCAACCAACCGTCCGGACGTATTGGACCCTGCGTTGCTGCGTCCAGGCCGTTTCGACCGCCAGGTCGTGGTTGGCCTGCCGGATATCCGTGGTCGTGAACAGATCCTGAAAGTACACATGCGCAAAGTACCAATGGGTGATGACGTGGCTCCTGCCGTGATCGCTCGTGGTACGCCAGGCTTCTCCGGTGCTGACCTGGCTAACCTGGTGAACGAGGCCTCGCTGTTTGCAGCCCGTACCGGCAAGCGCATCGTTGAAATGAAAGAGTTCGAATTGGCAAAAGACAAGATCATGATGGGCGCCGAGCGCAAGTCCATGGTCATGTCCGAGAAAGAAAAGCAGAACACCGCTTATCACGAAGCGGGTCATGCCATTGTTGGTCGTGTTGTGCCTGAGCATGACCCGGTCTACAAGGTTTCGATCATTCCTCGTGGTCGGGCGTTGGGTGTCACTATGTTCCTGCCTGAAGAGGATCGTTACAGCCTCTCCAAGCGTGCGTTGATCAGTCAGATTTGCTCGCTGTACGGTGGTCGGATTGCCGAGGAAATGACCCTGGGCTTTGACGGTGTGACCACCGGCGCTTCCAACGACATCATGCGTGCCAGCCAGATTGCACGGAACATGGTGACGAAATGGGGCTTGTCGGAAAAACTGGGTCCGTTGATGTACGCCGAGGAAGAGGGTGAAGTATTCCTGGGTCGTGGCGGTGGTGGTCAAAGTGCTAGCTTCTCCGGTGAGACAGCCAAGCTGATCGACTCCGAAGTGCGCAGCATCATTGATCAGTGCTACGGCACAGCCAAGCAGATCCTGACCGACAATCGCGACAAGCTGGATGCGATGGCTGACGCGCTGATGAAGTACGAGACCATTGATGCCGATCAGATCGACGACATCATGGCTGGTCGCGCGCCTCGCGAGCCTCGCGATTGGGAAGGCGGTTCGGGTACCTCTGGCACTCCACCAGTGGTTCAGAATGAACGCCCTGAAACCCCGATCGGCGGTCCGGCGGCTGACCACTAA
- the folP gene encoding dihydropteroate synthase codes for MTSVSSSTRLPCGNRVLDLAHTHVMGILNVTPDSFSDGGRFAQLDAALRHAEAMVLAGATLIDVGGESTRPGARVVSPLEELERVAPIVERIARELDVIISVDTSTPSVMRETARLGAGLINDVRSLQRDGALDAAAATGLPVCLMHMLGEPGNMQDSPHYDDLLGDVSGFLAERVAQCARVGIAPEKIILDPGFGFAKTLQHNLSLFKHMESLHALGRPLLVGVSRKSMIGLALNRPVGERLYGGLALAALAVTKGARILRVHDVAETVDVVRMIAAVESAQ; via the coding sequence ATGACTTCTGTGTCGTCCTCAACCCGGTTGCCTTGCGGCAACCGGGTTCTTGATTTGGCCCATACGCATGTCATGGGTATTCTCAACGTAACCCCCGACTCCTTTTCCGATGGCGGCCGCTTCGCTCAGCTTGATGCTGCGCTGCGTCATGCCGAGGCTATGGTGCTGGCGGGCGCAACCTTGATTGATGTGGGTGGCGAGTCCACCCGGCCGGGTGCGCGCGTGGTTTCTCCTCTGGAGGAGCTTGAGCGGGTTGCCCCGATTGTCGAGCGCATTGCCCGTGAGTTGGATGTGATCATTTCGGTGGATACTTCGACGCCCTCAGTGATGCGCGAAACGGCGCGCCTGGGCGCGGGTTTGATCAACGATGTGCGCTCATTGCAGCGTGATGGTGCCCTGGACGCTGCTGCCGCTACAGGCTTGCCGGTTTGTCTGATGCATATGCTGGGGGAGCCCGGGAATATGCAGGACAGTCCGCACTACGACGATCTACTGGGTGATGTGAGCGGGTTTCTTGCCGAGCGAGTTGCTCAGTGTGCCCGGGTGGGAATTGCTCCCGAGAAAATCATTCTCGATCCTGGGTTTGGCTTCGCGAAGACATTGCAGCACAATTTGAGTCTGTTCAAACACATGGAATCCCTGCATGCCCTGGGTCGGCCGTTATTGGTCGGGGTTTCGCGCAAGAGCATGATAGGGCTGGCCTTGAATCGTCCGGTGGGTGAGCGGCTGTATGGTGGTCTCGCGCTTGCAGCGCTTGCGGTGACCAAGGGTGCGCGTATCTTGCGTGTACATGATGTTGCCGAGACCGTGGATGTGGTGCGCATGATCGCCGCCGTAGAATCAGCCCAATAA
- a CDS encoding phosphoglucosamine mutase, producing the protein MTKKYFGTDGIRGRVGEFPITPDFMLKLGWAAGMAFRSMGACRILVGKDTRISGYMFESALEAGLSAAGADVMLLGPMPTPAIAYLTRTFHAEAGIVISASHNPHDDNGIKFFSGQGTKLPDEIELMIEELLDAPMTVVDSSKLGKVSRINDASGRYIEFCKSSVPSSTSFAGLKLVVDCAHGATYKVAPSVFKELGAQVTVLSAQPDGLNINENCGSTHMEQLQAAVLAEHADLGIAFDGDGDRVLMVDQTGAIVDGDELLFIIARDMHERNKLQGGVVGTLMSNLGLELALADLGIPFVRANVGDRYVIAELLERNWLVGGENSGHVVCFQHTTTGDAIIAALQVLMALRTRGESLAQARQALRKCPQVLLNVRFAGGENPIDHPAVKEACERVTLAMAGRGRVLLRKSGTEPLVRVMVEGEDEVQVRGHAEDLAKLVTEICA; encoded by the coding sequence ATGACTAAAAAATACTTTGGCACCGACGGAATCCGTGGTCGGGTCGGCGAATTTCCGATTACTCCTGATTTTATGCTCAAGCTGGGTTGGGCGGCAGGTATGGCGTTCCGTAGCATGGGCGCCTGCCGCATCCTGGTGGGGAAAGACACGCGCATTTCGGGTTATATGTTCGAGTCTGCATTGGAGGCTGGTCTGTCTGCTGCCGGTGCTGACGTGATGCTGTTGGGGCCGATGCCAACCCCAGCGATCGCTTACCTGACACGTACCTTTCACGCTGAGGCGGGCATTGTGATCAGTGCGTCGCACAATCCTCATGATGATAACGGTATCAAGTTCTTCTCTGGCCAAGGCACCAAGTTGCCTGACGAGATCGAACTGATGATCGAGGAATTGTTGGACGCGCCGATGACTGTCGTGGACTCCAGCAAGCTCGGCAAAGTGTCGCGCATCAACGATGCTTCGGGTCGGTACATCGAGTTCTGCAAGAGCAGCGTGCCGAGCAGCACCAGTTTTGCGGGCTTGAAGCTTGTAGTCGACTGCGCCCACGGCGCGACCTACAAGGTGGCGCCGAGCGTGTTCAAGGAGTTGGGCGCACAGGTGACGGTCTTGTCGGCCCAGCCAGATGGTTTGAACATCAACGAAAACTGCGGCTCGACCCATATGGAGCAATTGCAGGCGGCTGTGTTGGCCGAGCATGCTGATCTGGGTATCGCGTTCGATGGTGACGGCGACCGCGTGTTGATGGTTGACCAGACGGGCGCGATTGTCGACGGTGATGAGCTGCTGTTCATTATTGCTCGTGACATGCATGAGCGTAACAAGCTGCAGGGCGGTGTCGTCGGGACCCTGATGAGTAATCTGGGCTTGGAGCTCGCCCTGGCGGACTTGGGGATTCCCTTTGTGCGGGCGAACGTGGGTGACCGCTATGTCATCGCAGAGCTGCTTGAGCGCAACTGGCTGGTGGGTGGTGAAAACTCCGGGCATGTAGTCTGCTTCCAGCACACCACTACCGGTGACGCGATTATTGCGGCGCTGCAGGTGCTGATGGCGCTTCGGACTCGCGGCGAGAGTTTGGCTCAGGCGCGCCAAGCGTTGCGCAAATGTCCTCAAGTGCTGCTCAACGTACGCTTCGCTGGCGGCGAAAACCCAATCGATCATCCTGCTGTCAAGGAAGCGTGCGAGCGCGTGACCCTTGCCATGGCTGGGCGTGGGCGAGTGCTATTGCGCAAGTCCGGCACAGAGCCTTTGGTGCGCGTCATGGTCGAAGGTGAAGACGAAGTGCAGGTTCGCGGCCATGCCGAAGACCTGGCAAAACTGGTAACTGAAATTTGCGCCTGA
- a CDS encoding triose-phosphate isomerase translates to MRRTMVAGNWKMHGTRASVAELINGLRHLALPNGVDIAVFPPCLHITQVVDGLKGKSIQVGAQNSAVEAMQGALTGEVAPSQLVDAGCSYVLVGHSERRQMMGERDGTLNRKFAAAQACGLIPVLCIGETLEQRESGKTLEVVSRQLGSIIEELGVGAFAKAVIAYEPVWAIGTGLTATPQQAQDVHAAIRAQLAAENSEVAQGVRLLYGGSVKAANAVELFGMPDIDGGLIGGASLNADEFGAICRAAGN, encoded by the coding sequence ATGCGTCGCACTATGGTAGCTGGTAACTGGAAGATGCACGGTACCCGCGCCAGTGTCGCTGAGCTGATCAATGGCCTTCGTCACTTGGCCTTGCCTAACGGTGTTGATATCGCGGTTTTCCCGCCTTGCTTGCATATCACCCAAGTGGTTGATGGCTTGAAGGGTAAGTCGATTCAGGTCGGCGCGCAGAATTCTGCGGTGGAAGCCATGCAAGGTGCGTTGACCGGTGAGGTTGCGCCGAGTCAGCTGGTTGATGCGGGTTGTTCCTATGTGCTTGTCGGGCACTCCGAGCGTCGTCAGATGATGGGCGAGCGTGATGGGACACTCAATCGCAAGTTCGCAGCGGCACAGGCTTGCGGCTTGATTCCAGTGTTGTGCATAGGGGAGACCCTTGAGCAGCGTGAATCAGGCAAAACTCTAGAAGTTGTCTCGCGTCAGCTGGGCAGCATCATCGAGGAGCTGGGTGTTGGTGCGTTTGCAAAGGCAGTAATTGCTTACGAGCCGGTCTGGGCCATTGGCACCGGGCTGACTGCTACACCGCAACAGGCGCAGGATGTGCACGCAGCCATCCGCGCTCAGTTGGCGGCAGAGAATTCTGAAGTCGCACAAGGTGTGCGTCTTCTATACGGCGGCAGCGTGAAGGCGGCCAATGCGGTCGAACTGTTCGGCATGCCGGATATCGATGGGGGGCTCATTGGTGGAGCTTCCCTGAATGCAGATGAGTTCGGTGCGATCTGTCGCGCCGCGGGAAACTGA
- the secG gene encoding preprotein translocase subunit SecG: MLETVVVVFHLLAALGVVALVLLQQGKGADAGASFGAGASNTVFGSQGSSTFLSKFTAILAAGFFITSLGLGYFAKEKAHVLTQVGLPNPAVLEVPKAKPASDDVPVLQEQKSATPATDVPPAQEQK; encoded by the coding sequence ATGCTGGAAACAGTCGTAGTCGTTTTTCATCTGTTGGCTGCCCTGGGCGTAGTTGCCCTGGTTTTGTTGCAACAGGGTAAAGGTGCGGATGCTGGTGCGTCTTTCGGTGCAGGTGCTTCAAATACTGTGTTCGGAAGCCAAGGTTCCTCTACCTTTCTTAGTAAGTTTACTGCTATACTTGCCGCCGGTTTCTTCATAACCAGCTTGGGGTTAGGTTACTTTGCTAAAGAGAAGGCTCATGTGCTGACTCAAGTAGGTTTGCCAAACCCAGCAGTGTTGGAAGTACCAAAAGCAAAACCGGCTTCTGATGATGTCCCGGTGCTTCAAGAGCAAAAGTCGGCTACTCCAGCGACTGACGTACCTCCAGCTCAAGAGCAAAAGTAA
- the rimP gene encoding ribosome maturation factor RimP, with amino-acid sequence MSSKLEELQALLAPVVVALGYECWGIEFSAQGRHSMLRVYIDKEGGVLVDDCAIVSRQISGVLDVEDPISVEYTLEVSSPGMERPLFTIDQFAKFAGEQVKIKLRSPFEGRRNFQGLLRGVEEQDVVVQVEDHEFLLPIDMIDKANIIPSFD; translated from the coding sequence GTGTCGAGCAAGCTAGAAGAGTTGCAGGCCTTGCTGGCCCCGGTGGTCGTGGCCCTAGGCTATGAATGCTGGGGTATTGAGTTTTCGGCTCAAGGTCGCCACTCAATGTTGCGCGTTTATATCGATAAAGAGGGCGGTGTGCTGGTGGACGACTGTGCCATTGTCAGCCGCCAGATCAGCGGTGTCTTGGATGTTGAAGATCCGATCTCCGTTGAATACACCCTCGAAGTTTCCTCGCCAGGCATGGAACGCCCACTGTTCACTATTGATCAGTTTGCAAAATTTGCCGGTGAACAAGTGAAGATCAAGCTGCGATCTCCCTTTGAAGGGCGACGCAACTTTCAGGGCCTTCTGCGCGGTGTAGAAGAACAGGACGTCGTGGTGCAGGTAGAAGACCATGAATTCCTGTTGCCGATCGATATGATCGACAAGGCCAACATTATTCCCAGTTTTGACTGA
- the rbfA gene encoding 30S ribosome-binding factor RbfA, producing the protein MAKEYSRTQRIGDQMQRELAQLIRREVKDPRVGLVTITAVEVSRDVGHAKIFITVMGQDSSEEIAQSIKVLNSAAGFLRMQLAREMKLRSVPQLHFHYDESVVRGAHLSALIERAVAEDSQHPSTPEDAKE; encoded by the coding sequence ATGGCAAAAGAATACAGCCGTACCCAACGTATCGGCGATCAGATGCAGCGCGAGCTGGCCCAACTGATCCGTCGCGAAGTCAAAGACCCGCGCGTTGGCCTGGTCACCATCACCGCCGTAGAAGTGAGCCGTGACGTAGGTCACGCCAAGATCTTCATCACCGTGATGGGGCAGGACAGCAGCGAAGAAATCGCGCAAAGCATCAAGGTGCTCAACTCGGCAGCTGGCTTCCTGCGCATGCAGTTGGCCCGTGAAATGAAGCTGCGCAGCGTTCCTCAGTTGCACTTCCACTACGACGAAAGCGTCGTGCGTGGTGCGCACCTGTCGGCCCTGATCGAGCGCGCCGTGGCTGAGGACAGCCAGCACCCGTCCACACCTGAAGACGCCAAGGAGTAA